Proteins encoded within one genomic window of Siniperca chuatsi isolate FFG_IHB_CAS linkage group LG4, ASM2008510v1, whole genome shotgun sequence:
- the sv2 gene encoding synaptic vesicle glycoprotein 2B isoform X2, with amino-acid sequence MPETRRRVSRFSAVTTWSHTSWTQMKVWGCWLDKTRHMELPFPWTQEIVMGEVIFDRGASNIRRDAGGSAQRRLTYEEAVEEAGFGLFHWLLLVVCGWANASDAVEIFCVSFLLPTARCDLLLSSSDMGLLTASIFLGMMVGGYMWGYLADRRGRRRVLVVSLTVNGLFGGLASVAPWFWLFLLLRFISGIGVGGSIPVIFSYFSEFMPRWRRGAMISALATFWMAGNILAAGLAWLVIPRTWVHFSLGSLDFQSWRLFVVLCSVPSLTSALLFRLLLPESPKFLMEAAREKEAIHVFQVMFELNMWGKGKDFPEFGLCTSPKQREEPEETRTLGSRKERLACILKKGLVPIKQMFNGPLKSRSIVLLIIFYSISFGYYGLWMWFPELFERIENGGSPCANVSLPSPLHNQSCYPVKTAVYMEGFIIAASNLPGNIFTILMIDSTGGKALLSFSLLVSSLSVFLIYVVQTKAQSVALSCVFSGVSVIAWNALDVLGTELYPTHLRSSALGFFTGVGRVAAIMGNIAFGKLVDTNCAVPVLLVSALLLTGGLVALLLPQTRQTELT; translated from the exons ATGCCGGAGACGCGGAGGCGCGTGAGCCGCTTCTCAGCGGTGACTACCTGGAGCCACACGAGCTGGACTCAGATGAAG GTGTGgggctgttggttggacaaaacaagacatatggAGTTGCCGTTTCCTTGGACTCAAGAAATTGtaatgg GTGAAGTCATTTTCGACAGGGGCGCATCAAACATCAGACGTGATGCTGGTGGGAGTGCGCAGAGAAGATTGACGTATGAGGAAGCAGTAGAGGAAGCAG GTTTTGGTTTGTTCCACTGGCTGCTGTTGGTGGTGTGTGGTTGGGCCAATGCCAGCGACGCTGTGGAgattttctgtgtgtcttttctcCTGCCAACGGCGCGCTGCGATCTGCTGCTGAGCTCTTCAGACATGGGCCTGCTGACTGCCAGCATTTTCCTCG GAATGATGGTGGGCGGCTACATGTGGGGATACTTGGCTGACCGGAGGGGGCGTCGCAGGGTCTTGGTCGTGTCCCTGACAGTCAACGGGCTGTTTGGAGGTCTGGCCAGCGTGGCTCCGTGGTTCTGGCTCTTCCTGCTGCTGCGGTTCATCAGTGGCATCGG GGTCGGTGGGTCGATCCCTGTTATCTTCTCCTACTTCTCAGAGTTTATGCCTCGTTGGAGGAGAGGTGCAATGATCAGCGCTCTGGCCACCTTCTGGATGGCAGGAAACATCCTGGCTGCAG gtcttgCCTGGTTGGTGATTCCAAGAACCTGGGTACACTTTTCTCTGGGATCACTGGACTTCCAGAGCTGGAGACTGTTTGTGGTGCTCTGCTCTGTTCCCAGCCTCACTTCGGCCCTCCTCTTCAGGCTGCTCTTGCCTGAAAGCCCCAAGTTCCTCATGGAG GCTGCCCGGGAGAAGGAGGCGATCCACGTCTTCCAAGTGATGTTTGAGCTGAACATGTGGGGAAAAGGAAAGGATTTCCCG GAATTTGGTTTGTGTACCAGCCCCAAGCAAAGAGAGGAACCGGAGGAGACCAGAACTCTGGGTTCACGTAAAGAGAGACTTGCTTGTATTTTGAAAAAG GGCTTGGTTCCCAttaaacagatgtttaatggTCCTCTCAAATCCAGGAGCATCGTTCTGCTCATCATCTTCTACAGCATCTCCTTCGG ttactACGGGCTGTGGATGTGGTTCCCGGAGCTGTTTGAGAGAATTGAGAACGGCGGCTCGCCGTGTGCCAACGTGTCCCTCCCGTCTCCACTCCACAACCAAAGCTGCTACCCGGTCAAAACAGCAG TGTATATGGAGGGCTTCATCATTGCTGCATCAAACTTACCGGGAAACATCTTCACCATTCTTATGATAGACAGCACAGGAGGAAAGGCTTTACTGT CCTTCAGTCTGCTGGTGTCCAGTCTGAGCGTCTTCCTCATCTATGTGGTCCAGACCAAAGCCCAGAGTGTGGCCCTCTCCTGTGTCTTCAGCGGCGTGTCAGTGATAGCCTGGAACGCCCTGGATGTGTTGGGGACAGAGCTCTATCCCACCCACCTACG gtcATCTGCTCTCGGTTTCTTCACAGGAGTGGGCCGAGTGGCAGCGATCATGGGTAACATAGCCTTTGGAAAGTTGGTGGACACAAACTGTGCCGTACCGGTCCTGCTGGTGTCGGCTCTGCTGCTGACTGGAGGACTGGTGGCTCTTCTGCTTCCACAAACCAGGCAGACTGAGCTCACCTGA
- the sv2 gene encoding synaptic vesicle glycoprotein 2C isoform X1 — protein MSRHVHAGDAEAREPLLSGDYLEPHELDSDEGVGLLVGQNKTYGVAVSLDSRNCEVIFDRGASNIRRDAGGSAQRRLTYEEAVEEAGFGLFHWLLLVVCGWANASDAVEIFCVSFLLPTARCDLLLSSSDMGLLTASIFLGMMVGGYMWGYLADRRGRRRVLVVSLTVNGLFGGLASVAPWFWLFLLLRFISGIGVGGSIPVIFSYFSEFMPRWRRGAMISALATFWMAGNILAAGLAWLVIPRTWVHFSLGSLDFQSWRLFVVLCSVPSLTSALLFRLLLPESPKFLMEAAREKEAIHVFQVMFELNMWGKGKDFPEFGLCTSPKQREEPEETRTLGSRKERLACILKKGLVPIKQMFNGPLKSRSIVLLIIFYSISFGYYGLWMWFPELFERIENGGSPCANVSLPSPLHNQSCYPVKTAVYMEGFIIAASNLPGNIFTILMIDSTGGKALLSFSLLVSSLSVFLIYVVQTKAQSVALSCVFSGVSVIAWNALDVLGTELYPTHLRSSALGFFTGVGRVAAIMGNIAFGKLVDTNCAVPVLLVSALLLTGGLVALLLPQTRQTELT, from the exons ATGTCTCGTCACGTGCATGCCGGAGACGCGGAGGCGCGTGAGCCGCTTCTCAGCGGTGACTACCTGGAGCCACACGAGCTGGACTCAGATGAAG GTGTGgggctgttggttggacaaaacaagacatatggAGTTGCCGTTTCCTTGGACTCAAGAAATT GTGAAGTCATTTTCGACAGGGGCGCATCAAACATCAGACGTGATGCTGGTGGGAGTGCGCAGAGAAGATTGACGTATGAGGAAGCAGTAGAGGAAGCAG GTTTTGGTTTGTTCCACTGGCTGCTGTTGGTGGTGTGTGGTTGGGCCAATGCCAGCGACGCTGTGGAgattttctgtgtgtcttttctcCTGCCAACGGCGCGCTGCGATCTGCTGCTGAGCTCTTCAGACATGGGCCTGCTGACTGCCAGCATTTTCCTCG GAATGATGGTGGGCGGCTACATGTGGGGATACTTGGCTGACCGGAGGGGGCGTCGCAGGGTCTTGGTCGTGTCCCTGACAGTCAACGGGCTGTTTGGAGGTCTGGCCAGCGTGGCTCCGTGGTTCTGGCTCTTCCTGCTGCTGCGGTTCATCAGTGGCATCGG GGTCGGTGGGTCGATCCCTGTTATCTTCTCCTACTTCTCAGAGTTTATGCCTCGTTGGAGGAGAGGTGCAATGATCAGCGCTCTGGCCACCTTCTGGATGGCAGGAAACATCCTGGCTGCAG gtcttgCCTGGTTGGTGATTCCAAGAACCTGGGTACACTTTTCTCTGGGATCACTGGACTTCCAGAGCTGGAGACTGTTTGTGGTGCTCTGCTCTGTTCCCAGCCTCACTTCGGCCCTCCTCTTCAGGCTGCTCTTGCCTGAAAGCCCCAAGTTCCTCATGGAG GCTGCCCGGGAGAAGGAGGCGATCCACGTCTTCCAAGTGATGTTTGAGCTGAACATGTGGGGAAAAGGAAAGGATTTCCCG GAATTTGGTTTGTGTACCAGCCCCAAGCAAAGAGAGGAACCGGAGGAGACCAGAACTCTGGGTTCACGTAAAGAGAGACTTGCTTGTATTTTGAAAAAG GGCTTGGTTCCCAttaaacagatgtttaatggTCCTCTCAAATCCAGGAGCATCGTTCTGCTCATCATCTTCTACAGCATCTCCTTCGG ttactACGGGCTGTGGATGTGGTTCCCGGAGCTGTTTGAGAGAATTGAGAACGGCGGCTCGCCGTGTGCCAACGTGTCCCTCCCGTCTCCACTCCACAACCAAAGCTGCTACCCGGTCAAAACAGCAG TGTATATGGAGGGCTTCATCATTGCTGCATCAAACTTACCGGGAAACATCTTCACCATTCTTATGATAGACAGCACAGGAGGAAAGGCTTTACTGT CCTTCAGTCTGCTGGTGTCCAGTCTGAGCGTCTTCCTCATCTATGTGGTCCAGACCAAAGCCCAGAGTGTGGCCCTCTCCTGTGTCTTCAGCGGCGTGTCAGTGATAGCCTGGAACGCCCTGGATGTGTTGGGGACAGAGCTCTATCCCACCCACCTACG gtcATCTGCTCTCGGTTTCTTCACAGGAGTGGGCCGAGTGGCAGCGATCATGGGTAACATAGCCTTTGGAAAGTTGGTGGACACAAACTGTGCCGTACCGGTCCTGCTGGTGTCGGCTCTGCTGCTGACTGGAGGACTGGTGGCTCTTCTGCTTCCACAAACCAGGCAGACTGAGCTCACCTGA
- the sv2 gene encoding synaptic vesicle glycoprotein 2B isoform X3 encodes MSRHVHAGDAEAREPLLSGDYLEPHELDSDEGEVIFDRGASNIRRDAGGSAQRRLTYEEAVEEAGFGLFHWLLLVVCGWANASDAVEIFCVSFLLPTARCDLLLSSSDMGLLTASIFLGMMVGGYMWGYLADRRGRRRVLVVSLTVNGLFGGLASVAPWFWLFLLLRFISGIGVGGSIPVIFSYFSEFMPRWRRGAMISALATFWMAGNILAAGLAWLVIPRTWVHFSLGSLDFQSWRLFVVLCSVPSLTSALLFRLLLPESPKFLMEAAREKEAIHVFQVMFELNMWGKGKDFPEFGLCTSPKQREEPEETRTLGSRKERLACILKKGLVPIKQMFNGPLKSRSIVLLIIFYSISFGYYGLWMWFPELFERIENGGSPCANVSLPSPLHNQSCYPVKTAVYMEGFIIAASNLPGNIFTILMIDSTGGKALLSFSLLVSSLSVFLIYVVQTKAQSVALSCVFSGVSVIAWNALDVLGTELYPTHLRSSALGFFTGVGRVAAIMGNIAFGKLVDTNCAVPVLLVSALLLTGGLVALLLPQTRQTELT; translated from the exons ATGTCTCGTCACGTGCATGCCGGAGACGCGGAGGCGCGTGAGCCGCTTCTCAGCGGTGACTACCTGGAGCCACACGAGCTGGACTCAGATGAAG GTGAAGTCATTTTCGACAGGGGCGCATCAAACATCAGACGTGATGCTGGTGGGAGTGCGCAGAGAAGATTGACGTATGAGGAAGCAGTAGAGGAAGCAG GTTTTGGTTTGTTCCACTGGCTGCTGTTGGTGGTGTGTGGTTGGGCCAATGCCAGCGACGCTGTGGAgattttctgtgtgtcttttctcCTGCCAACGGCGCGCTGCGATCTGCTGCTGAGCTCTTCAGACATGGGCCTGCTGACTGCCAGCATTTTCCTCG GAATGATGGTGGGCGGCTACATGTGGGGATACTTGGCTGACCGGAGGGGGCGTCGCAGGGTCTTGGTCGTGTCCCTGACAGTCAACGGGCTGTTTGGAGGTCTGGCCAGCGTGGCTCCGTGGTTCTGGCTCTTCCTGCTGCTGCGGTTCATCAGTGGCATCGG GGTCGGTGGGTCGATCCCTGTTATCTTCTCCTACTTCTCAGAGTTTATGCCTCGTTGGAGGAGAGGTGCAATGATCAGCGCTCTGGCCACCTTCTGGATGGCAGGAAACATCCTGGCTGCAG gtcttgCCTGGTTGGTGATTCCAAGAACCTGGGTACACTTTTCTCTGGGATCACTGGACTTCCAGAGCTGGAGACTGTTTGTGGTGCTCTGCTCTGTTCCCAGCCTCACTTCGGCCCTCCTCTTCAGGCTGCTCTTGCCTGAAAGCCCCAAGTTCCTCATGGAG GCTGCCCGGGAGAAGGAGGCGATCCACGTCTTCCAAGTGATGTTTGAGCTGAACATGTGGGGAAAAGGAAAGGATTTCCCG GAATTTGGTTTGTGTACCAGCCCCAAGCAAAGAGAGGAACCGGAGGAGACCAGAACTCTGGGTTCACGTAAAGAGAGACTTGCTTGTATTTTGAAAAAG GGCTTGGTTCCCAttaaacagatgtttaatggTCCTCTCAAATCCAGGAGCATCGTTCTGCTCATCATCTTCTACAGCATCTCCTTCGG ttactACGGGCTGTGGATGTGGTTCCCGGAGCTGTTTGAGAGAATTGAGAACGGCGGCTCGCCGTGTGCCAACGTGTCCCTCCCGTCTCCACTCCACAACCAAAGCTGCTACCCGGTCAAAACAGCAG TGTATATGGAGGGCTTCATCATTGCTGCATCAAACTTACCGGGAAACATCTTCACCATTCTTATGATAGACAGCACAGGAGGAAAGGCTTTACTGT CCTTCAGTCTGCTGGTGTCCAGTCTGAGCGTCTTCCTCATCTATGTGGTCCAGACCAAAGCCCAGAGTGTGGCCCTCTCCTGTGTCTTCAGCGGCGTGTCAGTGATAGCCTGGAACGCCCTGGATGTGTTGGGGACAGAGCTCTATCCCACCCACCTACG gtcATCTGCTCTCGGTTTCTTCACAGGAGTGGGCCGAGTGGCAGCGATCATGGGTAACATAGCCTTTGGAAAGTTGGTGGACACAAACTGTGCCGTACCGGTCCTGCTGGTGTCGGCTCTGCTGCTGACTGGAGGACTGGTGGCTCTTCTGCTTCCACAAACCAGGCAGACTGAGCTCACCTGA